In Lolium rigidum isolate FL_2022 chromosome 7, APGP_CSIRO_Lrig_0.1, whole genome shotgun sequence, the DNA window ttcgtcacggaggctatttgtaggcggaagggcaggtcaagaggcggcacagggggcccacaccacaggccggcgcggccaaggggggccgcgccgccctagggtttggcgccccgtggcccctcttcgtctctccttcggacttccggaagcttcgtgagaaaataggcctccgggcttttatttcgtccaattccgagaatatttctttactaggatttctgaaaccaaaaacagcagaaaacgaagaatcggcacttcggcatcttgttaataggttagttccgtaaaatgcacgaatatgacataaagtgtgcataaaacatgtagataacatcaataatgtggcatggaacacaagaaattatcgatacgttggagacgtatcaatgccctaccttgattgttacatgagtttctctcatccatgcaacgccccttCATCCattcatgtgcctacagtattttaatcctgctgtttactataatcactactgttgtctttgttactctgctactgatatttcactactgctactgctataaaactgttactactgataaactcttgcgagcaagtctgtttccgagtgcgactgaattgacaactccgctgttaaggcttacaaatattctttggctccccttgtgtcgaatcaataaattggattttacttccctcgaagactgttgcgatcccctatacttgtgggttatcaccgacCGAGTGCATGTGGCAGGGCAGGTCCGACCAGCCGACACTCCCATGTCACCCACTAGCAGGCCGATCGGCAAGCTGCTGCCCGAGCTTGCATGACATCACCTACCGGCCCGCAGACGCTCCCCTGGCTActcctttcttcttccttctttcttcttcctcgctcGCTTCCCTGTTCAACGGGAGCACGAAGAAGACCTCGGAAAAACACTCCGTTTTTCTCATATTCCCACTGATTTAGCCACCAAAAATTCACCATTTTGCTGCTATTAGTTGAGAGAAGCCTGATCTACAGATAGGTTAGGGTTCGAAGATGATTGGTGGTgctattagcaacaatggtgatgAAGTGGTGGAGGTTGGTGGTGGTGTAAGGAGCATGtaagggtgatacgtccaaaacgtatctactttcccgaacacttttgctattgttttgcctctaatttgtgtattttggatgcaactaacacggactaacgctgttttcagcagaattgccttggtgtcttgtttttgtgcagaaactcaactttcaggaaaatccccggaaataattgcaatgggcctattttcatagaagacctatggagccagaagacgagacggaggggggccacgaggcgcccacaccaccaggcggcgcggtgggcccctgggccgcgccgccctatggtgtcgtcgcctcggccagcccccaacgctcccctctggactacttaaggctttcgacctaaaaacgcacgggggttcgaccaatttgccagaagacatccagaactccaccgccatcgcgaaactccgtttcgggaccagaaactccgttctggcaccctgacgggacggggaattggaggagatcatcgccatcatcaccaccgacgcctctccatcgaccatccatgcttcccccatccatgtgtgagtaattcccccgctgtaggttgaaggggatggtagggattggatgagattgatcatgtaatagtcataagattgttagggcatagtgcctagtatccgttgttggtacttttatgatattgttgcaacttgttatgcttaatgcttgtcactagggcccgagtgccatgatttcagatctgaacatgttattgattcatgaagatattcattgttttatgatcttacccgcaagttgtatacacatattgttgtccggaacccgaggccccaaagtgacagaaattgggacaaccggaggggaaggctgtgatatgaggatcacatgtgttcacggagtgttaatgctttgctctgatactctattaaaaggagtaccttaattacctgtagtttccctagaggcccggctgccaccggctggtaggacaaaagatgttgtgcaagtttttcattgcgagcacgtacgactatatacggaacacattcctatggttatttagtacttggataccgctttattattatctgcaaatgccctgccttgattgttacatgagttctcttatccatgcagcggccgttcatccatccctgtgcctacgatattttaatctcgttgtttactataatcgatATCGCTGTCTTATTTACACTcgttgcttatatttcactactcgctactgctataaaactgttgctactgataaacttttgcgagcaagtctatttccaggtgcagctgaattgacaactccgctgttaaggcttacaaatattctttggctccccttctgtcgaatcaataaattgggttttacttccctcgaagactgttgcgatcccctatacttgtgggtcatcaaagggGTTGAGCTGCTGTCGCGGATTTGTGCTGGTGCTAAGCTGATGTGTGTTGTTCGTGCTGCTGCAGTTGGAGAGGCAACCCTAATCTTTGCACATTAGTGTTAATTACGTAGGTTTATGTGGGCTGTTGTTGGTGTTGTGTATTTATGTGTTGTGTAGTAGTTACATTTGTTGACGCAGACGTAGTTTTTTTTAGGTGAGCAAGGATGACAAATATAGTGAAGATATTATTTTATTATGGTTTGGGTAGTGTCCGATCAAATGAGATGGAAGTTGATCTGAGTGAGTTCAAATCTGTAGAGATGGATTTGACTGCCCCTACAACATGGACAATTGAGCAGGTGAAAGACTGGTTGACAGAATGTTTCGGGTTTAATCCTGAAGTGCACACAgtgggtgtgcatgcattgtggaTTAAATCGTTATCAAACATTTTCTGGTATCTGAGGCTTGTAGATGATACCTCTAAGTGGTTAAACTTGTTAAAAGGGTTTGATAGGAGATGAACTAAGCTTGTGGAATTAGTTCATCCAGTGGCGAAGGAGGTAACGTCTCCTGAAGGCGGTTACGGTGGACGAGGTGGTTACGCATCAGGCTAGAGCAGTCAAGCACCCGACGGTGGCGGTGGTTACGAGTCTGGACAGAGCATCCATGCGGAAGATGGTTATAATGGTCACGGTGATAGTTACGCAGGAGAAGACAGTGAGGTTGATGGTGATGAAGAAAATGGATACATGCAGAACcagatggaagaggaagatacAGAAGGTGAAAGTGATGTTGATGATTCTGATGAgtctgatgatgaggaggaggtgcCTATTCCTGGCAGATGGAATCAGGACTTTCCGTCTGCAATGACAATCAAGATGGCCTTGATTCTAACTGGGAGTATCACCAGAACAATGTCGCTGTAGGGGCCATGTTTCCATCGAAGTGACATATGCAGGATGCAATAATTAAGTGGGCAATAGCGACTCAAAGGCAGCTCAGAACAAGCGTGTCATCTAGAAAATACCTGACGATAGAATGTCTAGATATCAATTGTCCGAAAGGGTGGATGGGTATATTCCTAGGTATGACACAACATGGCGTGTGAGCTTGCAAGTATGCGCAACGATCATTGCAACTTGTCGTCTACTCTCATAGCTCGATTGTTGTACACAGAAATAGTGGAAGGGCAAGCCATGGGAAGAATGTTAAGAAGCATTATTTGTACACCATTTCTTATGGCAAGGCTTGTAGGGCTAAGTagagggagatgaagatgagaTTTGGTTGGTTTCGAGACGCATACAACGATGTTGTTCGTTTGCTGCAGACGCTGCAGGCGAGGAATCCAGACACATATATAAACATCTAGAACTTGTTTTTGTTGGAGTTCCTAACTTACAGGGTTCTGCATAGAGTTTTTTCTTGTTGAGTGTATGCATCGAATCTTTCAGGCACTATCGACCCATGTTATGGGTGGACGACACGTTTTTCACCGGCCAGTAAAAGGGTCAAATCTTGACCACCATTAGAATGGACGACAACAATCAAATCGTGTCACTCGCTTTTGCTTTCGTGGAGAGTGAGAACACCGAAAGATAGTTATGGTTCTTCAGGCAGCCTCTAGCTGACCGGTCGGCCATCTACTGACCAATTAGTGCTGCCATGCAGCGGCCGACACCCAGGCGGTCTTCTAATATTCGATCGGTCACTGATGACCGATCGAGTCACAAAATTGATTTTTTAAACACGTCCTATTTCTGGAAATAAATAATAAATTAGTATTATTAAAAATATTGCAAACAAAATCAGacgagccctaaccctaaccacacATTTCTCCTCGACAAGAAAGGCGGCGCGCGCGGCTCCGTCGATCTTGCCGGACCGCGTCGCGCGCATTGCCGCGGGATTCCGGTGCGGTTTCTCCGGCGAGTTCCTCCCTCCGACGCCGCTCACCGACCTCCACCACCTGCGCCATCGCTTCCCGCGACGCTGCTTGTGCAGCTTCGCCGGCGTCCTCGCGGAGTCCCTCGACGGCACGGATCCGTTGGACGCGGCCGTTCTCACAGCAGCCACCCAAAGGTCAAAAATTTTCTCCTATTCCTCGATCTGTTGCTGTTGGAGAGCGTTGTGCAGCTGTCATTTTCTTCCGGACTTGACCATGTCCATCTGCTATTTTGTCAAGACGTTCTGGTTCTGGTTTCGCATTTGGTAGACAGCAGATGGAAGCTCTGAGACCCCAGTAGTGTAGATAAATATGTGGCGACCAGTCAATGACATGTACGACAGAAATTTTGAGCACAGATATGTATCCGACGGCCATCCCTCTTCCCCTGATCCGGACAGATAAGGCACCTTGCAGGAGGCAAACACCACAGCCACCCACACCATATCTCGAATGAATGGAATGGAACAGAGCTGGGCATATCTAGCAATATATACACCGTGGGTGACCCGGCCATATTGTGTACCCTGCCTCCTCCTCTTCTTAGTAAAGCATATACAACTAGGCAGCTAGCTAAGTGCGTACTACAATGGCCCCTGCCGTGATGGCTTCCTCGGCCACTACTGTGGCGCCCTTCCAGGGCCTCAAGTCCACCGCTGGCCTCCCCGTCAGCCGCCGCAGCGCCGCCAGCCTCGGCAGCGTCAGCAACGGTGGAAGGATCAGGTGCATGCAGGTATGTGCATCTTTAAAGTAGTAAATGCACGAGTTTTATTGACAGTACAATTCACTCCGCACCAAATATTGAGCTGACATCCATCTCATGTATATGTGTTCTGATCAACAATTCAGGTGTGGCCGATTGAGGGCATCAAGAAATTCGAGACCCTATCTTACCTGCCACCGCTCTCGCCCGAGGCCCTCCTGAAGCAGATCGACTTTTTGATCCGCTCCAAATGGGTTCCCTGCTTGGAGTTCAGCAAGGTTGGCTTCATCTTCCGTGAGTTCGGGAGCACTCCCGGATACTACGACGGCAGGTACTGGACAATGTGGAAGCTGCCCATGTTCGGCTGCACTGACGCCGCCCAGGTCCtcaaggaggtggaggaggtcaaGAAGGAGTACCCTGACGCCTATGTCCGCATCATCGGTTTCGACAACATCCGTCAGGTGCAGTGCGTCAGCTTCATCGCCTTCAAGCCACCAGGCTGCGAGGAGTCCGGCAAGGCATAAAATGTGACCCAGGAATAACAGATGCTAGATGAAGTGTCTGTTAAAATTTGTCGACAATTCCGCTTTTAtcgttttacttctggttccataTAACTGTGTAGGGACCAACTGTGTATGTACACATATGTCTATGTACatacctcgcagccttgagtaagCCTGTTCCATGTTAGCTTGCCTTCGTTGCATGATGTGTGGTTTTTTTTGTTGCTGTTGTTGAGTGATTATATCAGCCGGGAGTCGATGGTGGTTTGAACTTATACGTAGATTTATTATGTTGTTGTGTTAGGTtttccatcccaacccattagtcctCAAATGCTTTGACCCGTGATTAATGGGATCTTTAGTCTCGGTTCTGCTGGAGAACCAAGACAAATGCTCCGGTcaggacta includes these proteins:
- the LOC124674365 gene encoding ribulose bisphosphate carboxylase small subunit, chloroplastic 1-like, encoding MAPAVMASSATTVAPFQGLKSTAGLPVSRRSAASLGSVSNGGRIRCMQVWPIEGIKKFETLSYLPPLSPEALLKQIDFLIRSKWVPCLEFSKVGFIFREFGSTPGYYDGRYWTMWKLPMFGCTDAAQVLKEVEEVKKEYPDAYVRIIGFDNIRQVQCVSFIAFKPPGCEESGKA